The following proteins are co-located in the Siansivirga zeaxanthinifaciens CC-SAMT-1 genome:
- a CDS encoding glutamine--tRNA ligase/YqeY domain fusion protein, which translates to MSEEKKSLNFLEQIIENDLANGMPRENLRFRFPPEPNGYLHIGHTKAIGISFGLGGKYNAPVNLRFDDTNPAKEEQEYVDAIKEDVSWLGYTWDKELFSSDYFQQLYDWAVLFIKEGKAYVDSQSSEAMAEQKGTPTQPGVDGPFRNRSIEENLDLFERMKAGEFNEGDHILRAKIDMQHPNMLMRDPIMYRILKKHHHRTGNDWCIYPMYDWTHGESDYIEQISHSLCSLEFKPHRELYDWFLDQVVDPNLIRPKQREFARLNLSYTIMSKRKLLKLVEDKVVAGWDDPRMPTISGLRRRGYTPAAIRKFVETVGVAKRDNVIDVSLLEFCIREDLNKTAPRVMAVLDPVKLVITNYPEGKEEWLDAENNQEDESAGFRKVPFSRELYIEKEDFKEEAGSKFFRLKLGGEVRLKNAYIIQANSVVKDAEGQVIEIHCTYSEDTSKKVKGTLHWVSIKHAIKAEVREYDRLFVDEAPDSHEDKDFMEFINPDALKIIEAFVEPSLQEAQVGERFQFQRLGYFNVDNDSTPNQLIFNKTVGLRDTWAKQKPSNQPQNQPAQQKQNTGQPQRKAIDVIQQLGKKYTNLPEAKQQKAKKDIQDLAKNVSYDELQPLFNTATKKVGTRIAVMIALNVLLENGLEKNEAITDFIAKAQADSDALLVAEASN; encoded by the coding sequence ATGTCTGAAGAGAAAAAATCGCTCAACTTTTTAGAGCAAATTATAGAAAATGATTTGGCCAATGGAATGCCAAGAGAAAACCTAAGATTCAGGTTTCCGCCAGAGCCTAATGGTTATTTACACATTGGGCATACAAAGGCCATTGGTATTAGTTTTGGTTTAGGTGGAAAATATAATGCCCCGGTTAACCTTCGTTTTGATGATACAAACCCTGCAAAAGAAGAGCAGGAATATGTAGATGCTATTAAAGAAGACGTTTCTTGGTTAGGTTATACTTGGGATAAAGAATTATTTTCTTCAGATTATTTTCAGCAATTATACGACTGGGCCGTTCTTTTTATAAAAGAAGGCAAAGCCTATGTAGATTCTCAATCTAGCGAAGCTATGGCCGAACAAAAAGGAACACCCACACAACCAGGTGTAGATGGGCCTTTTAGAAATCGATCTATTGAAGAAAATTTAGATTTGTTCGAACGGATGAAGGCGGGCGAATTTAATGAAGGCGACCATATTTTACGTGCTAAAATAGATATGCAACATCCTAATATGTTAATGCGTGACCCTATTATGTATCGTATTTTAAAGAAGCACCACCACAGAACAGGTAACGATTGGTGTATTTACCCAATGTACGACTGGACACATGGCGAAAGCGATTATATAGAACAAATTTCACATTCGTTATGTTCTTTAGAGTTTAAGCCTCACAGAGAGCTTTACGATTGGTTTTTAGACCAAGTTGTAGACCCAAACCTTATTAGACCAAAACAACGTGAGTTTGCGCGCTTAAACTTAAGCTATACCATTATGAGTAAGCGTAAACTTTTAAAATTGGTAGAAGATAAGGTGGTAGCAGGCTGGGACGACCCGCGGATGCCAACCATTTCGGGTTTGCGTCGTCGCGGATATACGCCAGCAGCTATTAGAAAATTTGTAGAAACCGTTGGTGTGGCCAAACGCGACAATGTGATTGATGTTTCGCTTTTAGAGTTTTGTATTCGTGAAGATTTAAATAAAACAGCACCCCGAGTTATGGCTGTTTTAGATCCTGTAAAATTAGTTATTACCAATTATCCTGAAGGAAAAGAGGAGTGGCTTGATGCCGAAAATAATCAGGAAGATGAAAGCGCTGGATTTAGAAAAGTGCCTTTTTCTCGCGAGTTATACATTGAAAAAGAAGATTTTAAAGAAGAAGCAGGCAGTAAGTTTTTTAGATTGAAGCTTGGTGGCGAAGTTCGTCTTAAAAATGCCTATATTATTCAGGCAAATAGTGTTGTTAAAGATGCAGAAGGGCAGGTTATTGAAATTCATTGTACCTATTCTGAAGATACCTCTAAAAAAGTAAAAGGTACCTTGCATTGGGTATCTATTAAACACGCAATTAAAGCTGAGGTTAGAGAATACGATCGTTTGTTTGTTGATGAAGCTCCAGATAGCCATGAAGACAAAGATTTTATGGAATTTATTAATCCAGATGCTCTTAAAATAATTGAAGCTTTCGTTGAGCCAAGTTTACAAGAAGCTCAAGTAGGAGAGCGTTTTCAGTTTCAGCGCTTGGGATATTTTAATGTAGATAACGATTCTACACCTAATCAATTAATATTTAATAAAACCGTTGGTTTAAGAGATACTTGGGCGAAACAAAAACCCTCGAACCAGCCTCAAAACCAACCTGCGCAACAAAAACAAAATACCGGGCAACCACAACGAAAAGCGATTGATGTTATTCAACAATTAGGTAAAAAATATACAAACTTACCTGAAGCTAAACAGCAAAAGGCTAAAAAAGACATTCAAGATTTAGCTAAAAATGTAAGTTATGATGAGTTACAACCCTTGTTTAACACCGCTACTAAAAAGGTAGGAACCCGTATAGCTGTTATGATTGCTTTAAACGTTTTATTAGAAAACGGTTTGGAAAAAAATGAAGCGATTACCGATTTTATAGCCAAGGCCCAAGCAGATAGTGATGCTTTATTGGTTGCCGAGGCAAGTAATTAA
- the folB gene encoding dihydroneopterin aldolase, whose amino-acid sequence MGIIKVENIRVFAYHGCLKEETKIGSDYRVDLEVKADLQTSAQTDKLSDTVDYVFLNRIIKEEMAQASYLLETVAKRILNRIFTEDAMVKKATVWVSKLNPPIGGDVEKVTIKMTEKRKK is encoded by the coding sequence ATGGGAATTATAAAAGTTGAAAACATACGCGTATTTGCTTACCATGGTTGCTTAAAAGAAGAAACCAAAATAGGAAGCGATTATCGCGTAGATTTAGAAGTGAAAGCCGATTTACAAACCTCGGCACAAACCGACAAACTAAGTGATACAGTAGATTATGTGTTTTTAAACCGAATTATTAAAGAAGAAATGGCTCAGGCTTCTTATTTGTTAGAAACGGTTGCAAAACGCATTTTAAATAGAATTTTTACCGAAGATGCTATGGTTAAAAAGGCTACGGTTTGGGTAAGCAAATTAAACCCGCCCATAGGTGGCGATGTTGAAAAAGTGACCATAAAAATGACAGAAAAGCGTAAAAAGTAA
- a CDS encoding LysE family translocator, whose protein sequence is MFDDILSAIPFGIILAFTIGPVFFVLLETSATKGFKSALIFDCGVMIADIFFILVAFFSTNKLLDKIKDDPNFLIFGGVLLVVYGIISFVKASKSFRSIVKEYHKVEIKKGYGKLFLKGFLLNFINIGVLLGWVAFIVLANSLTTSENGVVVFLSTILIVYFLVDLIKIVVAKKLKNKLTPRRIFKTKKIISLVILGFGVLLLIQGFFPKEKELLKEKLEQISPIN, encoded by the coding sequence ATGTTTGACGACATTTTATCTGCAATTCCTTTTGGAATAATTCTAGCTTTTACAATTGGTCCAGTTTTTTTTGTACTTCTTGAAACTAGTGCTACAAAAGGTTTTAAAAGCGCCTTAATATTTGATTGCGGCGTCATGATTGCCGATATTTTTTTTATTCTTGTGGCCTTTTTTAGTACCAATAAACTTTTAGATAAAATAAAAGACGACCCAAATTTTTTAATTTTTGGTGGAGTATTATTAGTTGTTTACGGTATTATTTCTTTTGTAAAGGCATCGAAATCTTTTAGGTCTATTGTAAAAGAATATCATAAAGTAGAAATTAAAAAAGGCTATGGTAAACTCTTTTTAAAAGGATTTTTACTAAACTTTATTAATATAGGTGTGTTGCTGGGTTGGGTTGCTTTTATTGTGTTAGCCAATTCTTTAACGACTTCAGAAAATGGCGTAGTCGTGTTTTTAAGTACCATTTTAATTGTTTATTTTTTAGTCGATTTAATTAAAATTGTTGTTGCTAAAAAGCTAAAAAACAAGCTAACACCCCGACGCATTTTTAAAACCAAAAAAATTATCTCTTTAGTGATATTGGGTTTTGGTGTATTACTTTTAATTCAAGGGTTTTTTCCTAAAGAAAAAGAACTTTTAAAAGAGAAACTCGAACAAATAAGCCCTATAAACTAA
- a CDS encoding glycosyl hydrolase — MRRKLNLKTLLVIAFISLTLNINAQVPAGSGSYTTTYPGADSAGRNSFPSGTPQLSGAAVGKPVPTNDWWSKLVKENHADNLFNYPMTMKTTNTGLVVTYIPFGVIGDSAPIQVGLSGLNTTKTTVSDYSDWTVTMNWSDASHSLSATSGIGMPFLYFEKDSDDILEIKVNGGTATMSSELLIIENASGVADFVFYAPTGSTWTQNGSTYSSTLNNKTYWSMAMLPQSTSNLAAVANEYKKYAYVFPTNTTTAWNYDESTSKVLTTFTVSTQAKEGTETNVLLGLLPHQWANLALGSPAPDKYSYSGIRGEIKTMDGNTFSVENTFKGILPTMPYLANYSAGFDPSKLDAKISQIENDGLSTWTDSYNEGQVMNRLIQTARIADQIGNIVARDKMIATVKERLEDWLTYQSGEVAFLFYYNSAWSAMLGYPAGHGQDSNINDHHFHWGYFIHAAAFMEQFEPGWSAQWGDMINLLVRDAASDNRNDALFPFLRNFSPYAGHCWANGFASFPQGNDQESTSESMQFNSSLIHWGTITGNDAIRDLGIYLYTTEQTAVEEYWFDMNERNFQPSQQYSLVSRVWGNSYDNGTFWTGDITASYGIELYPIHGGSLYLGQNKAYVQKIWDELKTYTEIQSTSSTNPNLWHDTFWKYLSFIDPQAAIDMYDAYPDRILKFGISDAQTYHWLHAMNALGTLEATLTANYPIAAAFNNNGDMTYVAHNYSNSPITVTFSDGYTLDVPANHMATSKDANVSGTMASDFNQAFPNGSVNLIVTTVDSGVTKVEFYDGTTLLGEDTTAPYQFKATNLALGKHGMYAKVFESSQFNVTNIVTIQVGEQVPYSGTPIEIPGIIEPGNYDTFEGGIGQNISYVDVSQNNEGDFRTDQYVDATTDTNEGNIVGWISAGEWVEYTIDVQTAGNYDVLFRYASGNSNGGGPFHFEVEGNTISPDISVTATSTSNWTTWATATASNIELNEGIQVLRLFFTNGEFNLGKLTFTYNSPLAYNPPVANAGSNVVVVLPETTGSLDGSLSTDADTPTLNYTWEQIYGPSVISFSDNTAVQPTISNLEEGIYKCKLTVSDGSHESSSTVLVIVSATGNTNPVTNITSPTNDASFKQNTDILIMASASDLDGTVSLVEFFDGATKIGEDTTAPFSYLWSGASLGNHELTTKATDNDGATSTSPIVNIIVQQTKVCTETSSEAQQGSFSIGYKSTFETIGTNVIVTFELLDTDKTGVVAYLWQQTPFAESSMDQVSGNIFTKTLSGLTAGTTINYACKFAYAGGLSATKYLSYVVDTDCSGSGDVQAPASFTATLGAVTGTSVELLLNATDDSGSVIYEVTYGSNNTSTTGISGTQKSFVIAALTPNTDYTFSVSARDLAGNMAANNPITINTTTLSSSNSNCSGTSSDAQQGSFSVGYNYSFSTSGTDVTFTFELLDDKTGINAYLWKQTPFGETPMTNTSGKIFKATITGQTPGATISYACKFAFPSGLAVTKYFSYVVGDACALSTDDTLWKDDFTVYPNPTETNWTFKTKNINIQTIEVFDVLGKRVLSINPDTDKVSVEAKSLKSGLYFAKVKTEAGIDTIKLVKR; from the coding sequence ATGAGGAGAAAATTAAATTTAAAAACACTTTTAGTAATAGCTTTTATTAGCTTAACATTAAACATAAATGCACAAGTTCCTGCAGGCAGTGGAAGTTATACCACAACCTATCCCGGAGCCGATAGTGCTGGTAGAAACTCGTTTCCGTCAGGTACACCACAATTAAGTGGAGCAGCAGTTGGAAAACCGGTTCCTACAAACGATTGGTGGTCTAAACTCGTAAAAGAAAATCACGCGGATAATTTATTTAATTATCCTATGACCATGAAAACGACCAACACGGGCTTGGTTGTCACTTATATTCCTTTTGGGGTTATTGGAGATTCTGCACCTATTCAAGTAGGGCTATCTGGATTGAATACTACAAAAACAACCGTTTCAGATTATTCAGACTGGACGGTTACCATGAATTGGAGTGATGCGTCACATAGTTTAAGTGCAACTTCAGGTATTGGTATGCCTTTTTTATACTTTGAAAAAGACAGCGATGATATTTTAGAAATAAAAGTTAATGGTGGAACAGCAACCATGTCTTCAGAATTATTAATTATTGAAAATGCCAGCGGTGTTGCAGACTTTGTTTTTTATGCACCAACAGGAAGCACCTGGACTCAAAACGGGTCTACTTATTCATCCACTCTAAATAATAAAACGTATTGGTCTATGGCCATGTTACCTCAAAGCACAAGTAACCTAGCAGCTGTAGCTAATGAATATAAAAAATATGCTTACGTGTTTCCAACAAATACAACAACTGCTTGGAATTACGATGAAAGCACCTCAAAAGTATTAACCACATTTACCGTTTCAACTCAAGCTAAAGAAGGCACTGAGACCAATGTATTATTGGGGTTGCTACCGCACCAATGGGCTAATTTAGCACTAGGTTCTCCTGCACCAGACAAATATAGCTATTCAGGAATAAGAGGTGAAATAAAAACTATGGATGGGAATACCTTTAGTGTAGAAAACACCTTTAAAGGAATTTTGCCTACCATGCCTTATTTGGCAAATTATAGCGCAGGATTTGATCCTTCTAAATTAGATGCTAAAATTTCACAAATTGAAAATGATGGGTTATCAACTTGGACAGATTCTTACAATGAAGGGCAAGTGATGAACCGATTGATTCAAACCGCAAGAATTGCAGATCAAATAGGTAATATTGTTGCCAGAGATAAAATGATTGCAACGGTTAAAGAGCGTTTAGAAGATTGGTTAACCTATCAATCAGGTGAAGTAGCCTTCTTGTTTTATTATAACAGTGCTTGGTCTGCTATGTTAGGATATCCTGCTGGTCATGGTCAGGATAGTAATATAAACGATCACCATTTTCATTGGGGTTATTTTATTCATGCAGCAGCCTTTATGGAACAGTTTGAACCAGGTTGGTCAGCACAATGGGGAGATATGATAAATTTATTGGTTAGAGACGCGGCTTCAGACAACAGAAACGATGCACTATTTCCGTTTTTAAGAAATTTTAGTCCGTATGCTGGTCATTGTTGGGCGAATGGTTTTGCAAGTTTTCCGCAAGGAAACGACCAAGAATCAACCTCAGAAAGTATGCAGTTTAATTCTTCGTTAATTCATTGGGGAACCATTACAGGAAACGATGCCATTCGCGATTTAGGAATTTATTTGTATACCACCGAACAAACCGCTGTTGAAGAGTATTGGTTTGATATGAATGAACGTAACTTTCAGCCATCACAACAATACAGTTTAGTGTCTAGAGTTTGGGGAAATTCTTATGACAATGGAACATTTTGGACAGGCGATATTACGGCATCTTATGGTATTGAGTTATACCCTATACATGGTGGTTCTCTCTATTTAGGGCAGAATAAAGCCTACGTTCAGAAAATATGGGATGAATTAAAAACTTACACTGAAATTCAGAGTACATCTAGCACCAACCCTAATTTATGGCATGATACCTTTTGGAAATATTTATCTTTTATTGATCCACAAGCGGCAATAGATATGTATGATGCATATCCAGATAGAATTTTAAAATTTGGAATTTCTGATGCACAAACCTATCATTGGTTACATGCTATGAATGCTTTGGGAACTTTAGAAGCAACATTAACTGCCAATTATCCTATTGCGGCTGCTTTTAATAATAATGGAGATATGACGTATGTGGCACATAATTATTCAAATTCGCCTATTACAGTAACTTTTTCAGATGGGTATACGTTAGACGTTCCAGCTAATCACATGGCAACAAGTAAAGATGCCAATGTGTCTGGTACGATGGCTTCAGATTTTAATCAAGCATTTCCAAACGGCAGTGTAAACCTTATTGTTACCACAGTAGATTCTGGTGTTACTAAAGTAGAATTTTATGATGGTACCACGTTGTTAGGTGAAGATACTACAGCGCCTTACCAATTTAAAGCGACTAACTTGGCCTTAGGAAAACATGGTATGTATGCTAAAGTTTTTGAAAGCAGTCAGTTTAACGTTACTAATATTGTAACAATTCAGGTAGGTGAGCAAGTGCCTTATTCGGGAACACCTATTGAAATTCCAGGCATTATAGAACCAGGAAATTATGATACGTTTGAAGGTGGCATTGGTCAAAATATATCCTACGTAGATGTTTCTCAGAATAACGAAGGCGATTTTAGAACAGACCAATATGTTGATGCAACCACGGATACCAACGAAGGAAATATTGTTGGTTGGATATCGGCTGGTGAATGGGTAGAATATACCATTGATGTGCAAACAGCTGGGAATTACGATGTGTTATTTAGATATGCATCTGGAAATTCTAATGGTGGCGGTCCATTTCATTTTGAAGTTGAAGGCAATACAATTAGTCCGGATATTTCTGTAACCGCAACAAGCACGTCGAATTGGACAACTTGGGCAACGGCAACGGCCAGTAATATCGAGCTAAACGAAGGTATTCAGGTTTTAAGACTATTTTTTACGAATGGTGAATTTAATTTAGGAAAGTTAACATTTACGTATAATAGTCCGTTAGCATATAATCCGCCGGTTGCTAACGCCGGAAGCAATGTGGTTGTGGTATTACCAGAAACAACGGGCAGTTTAGATGGCTCTTTAAGTACTGATGCAGATACCCCAACACTAAATTATACTTGGGAACAAATTTATGGTCCGTCTGTAATAAGTTTTTCAGATAATACAGCAGTACAACCAACCATTTCAAATTTAGAAGAAGGTATTTATAAGTGTAAACTTACGGTAAGTGATGGCTCGCACGAATCATCAAGTACGGTATTGGTGATTGTTTCGGCTACGGGAAATACCAATCCGGTAACCAATATTACGTCGCCTACTAACGATGCATCGTTCAAACAAAATACAGATATTTTAATAATGGCGTCGGCAAGCGATTTAGACGGAACGGTCTCTTTAGTTGAGTTTTTTGATGGCGCTACTAAAATTGGCGAAGATACTACGGCACCGTTTTCTTATTTATGGAGCGGCGCGAGTCTTGGAAATCATGAACTCACAACAAAAGCAACCGATAACGATGGCGCTACAAGTACCTCTCCCATTGTGAATATAATAGTACAGCAAACAAAGGTCTGTACTGAAACATCATCTGAAGCGCAACAAGGTTCGTTTTCAATAGGCTATAAAAGTACGTTTGAAACCATAGGAACCAATGTGATTGTAACCTTCGAATTATTAGATACCGATAAAACTGGGGTGGTTGCTTATTTATGGCAACAAACGCCTTTTGCCGAGTCTTCAATGGATCAGGTTTCTGGAAACATCTTTACCAAAACCTTAAGTGGATTAACAGCAGGAACAACAATCAATTATGCCTGTAAATTTGCTTATGCTGGCGGATTATCTGCTACAAAATACTTAAGTTATGTGGTAGATACAGATTGTAGCGGTTCGGGCGATGTACAGGCACCTGCTAGTTTTACCGCAACCTTGGGTGCTGTTACAGGGACTTCTGTGGAGTTACTTTTAAATGCAACAGACGATTCAGGATCTGTTATTTATGAAGTTACTTATGGCTCAAATAATACCTCTACAACAGGAATATCTGGAACTCAAAAATCATTTGTTATCGCTGCTTTAACACCAAATACGGACTACACATTTAGTGTTTCGGCAAGGGATTTAGCAGGAAATATGGCCGCTAACAATCCTATTACCATTAATACTACAACACTTTCAAGTTCAAATTCTAATTGCTCAGGGACGTCATCAGATGCACAACAGGGTTCTTTTTCAGTAGGCTATAACTATAGTTTTAGCACCTCTGGCACAGATGTAACCTTTACATTTGAATTACTAGACGATAAAACAGGAATTAACGCTTATTTATGGAAACAAACACCTTTTGGCGAAACACCAATGACGAATACCTCTGGGAAGATTTTTAAAGCGACCATTACCGGACAAACACCAGGAGCGACTATAAGTTATGCTTGTAAGTTTGCTTTTCCTAGTGGACTAGCGGTTACAAAATATTTCTCGTATGTCGTTGGCGATGCATGTGCTTTAAGCACCGATGATACGCTTTGGAAAGATGATTTTACGGTGTATCCGAATCCTACAGAAACAAATTGGACATTTAAAACAAAAAACATTAACATACAAACCATTGAAGTATTTGATGTTTTAGGAAAAAGAGTGCTTTCAATAAATCCTGATACTGATAAAGTAAGTGTTGAAGCAAAGTCTTTAAAATCGGGACTATACTTTGCAAAAGTTAAAACCGAAGCAGGTATAGATACCATAAAACTTGTAAAAAGATAA
- a CDS encoding T9SS type A sorting domain-containing protein produces the protein MMKKITLFFISLLTFCYGYAQDLVMTVSVPSGTTSCRLSGAFWGWDPAGGPVGVDNGNDTFTFTLSPAPGANMEYLYTINGSGVYEDLKDNAANSECTGRINSGNMVTDYSSYANRVWKTSDSLIWNEIYDDCSEATISNEVNSNYCSTEIFHLGLPAEVNSAVNLTIEKTSATTTKITVAASDITFLDIIGTPIAGGAATKSANDTSVSGEISTTLTWASTPPTDVVIQFIQWRKTSTGGATWQFNNATTPFEGVCGPAALPEEDTSLSDLQIDNVTISGFSSTTKDYTVELPDASSIPQVTLVTPTNTNATVGTITQASAVPGSATFNVTAENNVNVATYTINFIIPSPQVAAPTPPARNAADVVSIYSDAYAVIPAINLDQGWCGANAIAATTADGNAVLAYKNQACQGIDFDANRQDLTGFTHLHVDLFVKAGTDLVGKVFNIKTVPGTGAESVFPIDLNALNPQPVPGTWYSYDMPITFSGPTAATRQVGITSNLNNVVWYDNLYFHKNTTLAIKNFEIAGLNVYPNPAQDSWTVKTQNIKMSSIEVFDILGKNVISLKPETTEATINASQLKSGLYFAKINTANGSNSLKLVKQ, from the coding sequence ATGATGAAAAAAATTACTTTATTTTTTATTTCACTATTAACATTTTGTTATGGCTATGCGCAAGATTTAGTTATGACGGTTTCTGTTCCTTCTGGAACAACATCTTGTAGGTTATCAGGAGCCTTTTGGGGTTGGGATCCAGCAGGAGGACCTGTTGGTGTTGATAATGGTAACGATACTTTTACTTTTACACTATCTCCAGCTCCAGGTGCTAACATGGAATACCTATATACCATCAACGGTTCTGGGGTCTATGAAGACCTTAAAGATAATGCTGCAAATTCCGAATGTACGGGTAGAATTAACTCCGGCAATATGGTTACAGACTATTCTAGCTATGCTAATCGAGTATGGAAAACTTCAGATTCATTGATATGGAATGAAATTTATGACGATTGTTCAGAGGCAACCATATCAAATGAGGTTAATTCAAATTATTGCTCTACTGAGATCTTTCATCTTGGTTTACCTGCTGAGGTTAATTCTGCTGTCAATTTAACAATTGAGAAGACGAGTGCTACCACTACTAAAATTACTGTTGCTGCATCAGATATAACTTTTTTAGATATTATAGGGACACCAATTGCTGGAGGTGCAGCTACCAAGTCAGCAAATGATACTTCAGTATCTGGCGAAATTAGTACCACGCTTACTTGGGCATCAACACCACCAACTGATGTAGTAATACAATTTATTCAGTGGAGAAAAACAAGTACAGGAGGAGCTACATGGCAGTTTAATAATGCAACTACTCCATTTGAAGGGGTTTGTGGTCCAGCAGCTCTACCAGAAGAAGACACTTCATTAAGTGATTTACAAATAGATAATGTTACCATATCAGGTTTTAGTTCGACTACAAAAGACTACACCGTTGAACTTCCAGATGCAAGTTCAATTCCTCAAGTAACATTAGTAACTCCAACAAATACAAACGCAACAGTTGGAACAATAACACAAGCATCTGCAGTTCCTGGTAGTGCTACATTTAATGTTACAGCTGAAAACAATGTTAACGTTGCTACATATACAATTAATTTTATTATACCAAGCCCACAAGTTGCAGCACCAACACCACCAGCTAGAAATGCTGCTGATGTGGTTTCTATTTATAGTGACGCTTATGCCGTTATACCAGCGATTAATCTTGACCAAGGATGGTGTGGTGCAAATGCTATAGCAGCAACTACTGCTGACGGAAATGCAGTTTTGGCTTACAAAAATCAAGCTTGTCAAGGAATTGATTTTGATGCTAATAGACAAGATTTAACAGGATTCACACATTTGCATGTTGATTTGTTTGTTAAAGCTGGCACTGATTTAGTAGGAAAGGTATTTAATATTAAAACAGTTCCTGGTACTGGTGCTGAGTCAGTATTCCCTATAGATCTTAATGCCCTTAATCCACAACCTGTTCCAGGCACATGGTATTCTTATGATATGCCAATAACTTTTTCAGGTCCTACTGCAGCAACTAGACAAGTTGGGATTACAAGTAACCTAAACAATGTTGTATGGTACGATAACTTATATTTTCATAAAAATACTACTTTGGCTATCAAAAACTTTGAAATAGCAGGTCTTAACGTATACCCTAACCCAGCACAAGATAGCTGGACAGTTAAAACACAAAACATTAAAATGTCTTCTATTGAAGTATTTGATATTCTAGGTAAAAATGTCATCTCTTTAAAACCTGAAACAACAGAAGCTACCATTAATGCTTCACAGCTAAAATCAGGATTATATTTTGCTAAAATCAATACTGCAAATGGTTCAAATAGCCTGAAATTAGTAAAACAATAA
- a CDS encoding glycoside hydrolase family 17 protein — translation MSYREDKIKSLAGLNLDEKTPKGLHNLFKRVLKGGMHGLCFSPYEEGQKPGDIISEEQIRRRMKIIKPYTDWIRSFSCTDGNEAIPRIAKEFGIKTLVGAWLGDDPEINKKEIAGLIKLAKEGFVDIAAVGNEVMYRKDLTEDELLAFMYHVKKAIPDIPMGYVDAYYEFSHRPRITEACDVVLANCYPYWEGCSQEYALVYMRDMYNQAKNAANGKKVIITETGWPSFGEGLQDAIPSFDNALKYFINAQVWSNDDDIEMFYFSSFDESWKVGAEGDVGAYWGLWDKDEKLKF, via the coding sequence ATGTCATATAGAGAAGATAAAATAAAGTCGTTAGCGGGTTTAAATCTTGACGAAAAAACACCCAAAGGGTTACATAATCTGTTCAAAAGAGTGCTTAAAGGAGGTATGCATGGGTTATGTTTTAGTCCTTATGAAGAAGGTCAAAAACCAGGTGATATCATTAGTGAAGAACAAATTAGACGACGTATGAAAATTATAAAACCATATACAGATTGGATACGTTCGTTTTCTTGTACAGACGGTAATGAGGCTATCCCTCGTATAGCCAAAGAGTTTGGTATAAAAACACTTGTAGGCGCTTGGTTAGGTGACGATCCTGAAATTAATAAAAAAGAAATTGCAGGACTTATTAAACTAGCTAAAGAGGGTTTTGTGGATATTGCGGCCGTTGGTAATGAAGTTATGTATCGAAAAGATTTAACCGAAGATGAGCTTTTGGCTTTTATGTATCATGTAAAAAAAGCTATTCCAGACATTCCAATGGGTTATGTAGATGCCTATTACGAATTTAGTCACAGACCTCGAATTACTGAAGCCTGTGATGTGGTTTTAGCAAACTGCTATCCGTATTGGGAAGGATGCAGTCAGGAATACGCGTTGGTTTATATGCGCGATATGTATAACCAAGCTAAAAATGCAGCAAATGGTAAAAAAGTAATTATAACCGAAACCGGTTGGCCATCGTTTGGCGAAGGGCTTCAAGATGCCATACCATCATTCGATAATGCATTAAAGTATTTTATAAACGCTCAAGTTTGGTCTAACGATGACGATATCGAAATGTTTTACTTTTCATCCTTTGATGAGTCATGGAAAGTTGGAGCAGAAGGTGATGTTGGTGCCTATTGGGGCTTATGGGATAAAGATGAAAAACTTAAATTTTAG